Proteins encoded together in one Labrus mixtus chromosome 18, fLabMix1.1, whole genome shotgun sequence window:
- the erg28 gene encoding ergosterol biosynthetic protein 28 homolog, translating into MSRFLNVLRSWLLMVSVIAMGNTVQSFRDHSFLSEKLYTGTPEFVNGLQARTFGIWTLLSSIIRCACAIDIQNRTLYHITLWTFVLALGHFLSEAFIYKTAPLTIGVMAPLIVASFSVIGMLIGYQCIPESQEEVGARQKKRN; encoded by the exons ATGAGTCGCTTTCTGAACGTCCTGCGGAGCTGGTTGCTGATGGTGTCCGTCATCGCGATGGGAAACACCGTGCAGAGTTTCAGAGATCACAGTTTTCTGTCAGAAAAGCTCTACACAGGCACACCTGAGTTTG TGAATGGTCTCCAGGCTCGAACTTTTGGTATTTGGACGTTACTGTCATCGATCATCCGCTGTGCATGTGCCATTGATATCCAGAACAGAAC GCTGTATCACATCACATTATGGACGTTTGTGCTGGCGCTGGGCCACTTTCTGTCTGAGGCATTCATCTACAAAACTGCACCTCTGACGATAGGGGTCATGGCACCTCTTATTGTGGCAA GCTTCTCTGTCATAGGAATGCTGATTGGATACCAGTGTATTCCAGAGTCACAGGAGGAAGTCGGAGCAAGACAGAAGAAGCGTAACTGA